In Labrys monachus, the genomic stretch TCGAGGTGGTCGATGTCGAGGATTCCTCCGGGGTCACCTATGGAAAATATGATTCGAGCCACACTGCGAGCTTTGTGATCTCACCGGAGTCGGACGATTATTCCACCGAATTCGGCGGCGTCATCGACAAGGGGCTTTTCTTCTACGACCTCGCCGTCATCGGCAACGACCAATATCTCGTAGGCCTTCCCGATACCGAAGCGTTCCAGCTCCCGAAGCTGGTCACGGGCGCGCAGAGCATCTGGCAGGAGACTTCCAGCCTGTGGCTCGGCCGTCAAGCCGACCTCAGATCCTATCTGGACGGTTCGCAGCGCGGCACGCCCGCCTCCAAGGCCACCGGTGCCGATCCCCGCCAGCCCGCATCCGCCATGCCGGGTGTGTGGGTGAAGATGATCGGCAGCTGGAGTTCGAGAAATGCGTCGAATTCCTTCACCGCCTATGGCCACACCTATCATTACGATACCGGATACCGTCAGGACCAATACGGCTTCATGGCGGGCATCGATTTCGCCAAGGAGGGGGTCGGCTCTACCGACGGCACGCTGCTTTTCGGCATGCTGGGAGGATATGTCACCTCCAACCTCGACTTCCATTCAAGCCCCAACTCGGCCGACTATACCGGCGAGAGTGTCGGTGCCTACGCCTCCTACCTCAATTCAGGCTGGTTCGTGGACTCCCTGTTCAAGGCGGATTTTCTGTCCCTGACGTATAAGGCGCCGACCCTGGTTTCCATGGGGTATTCGGGGCAGTCCACCAATGCACGCAACCTCGGCTTCGTCCTCGATGCCGGCTACCGCATGCAGATGGGCACGAGCGGCTTCATCGAGCCGTCGGCAACGCTGAATTACGTCAATACCACTATCGACAAGATCGCCTTCGGAGACGGGACCACGGCCGATTTCGGCGGCAATGACAGCCTGCGGGGCGGCGTCGGCGCCCGGCTCGGCCTTCGGGCCTACGACACGGCGGCCTATGGGGTGGAAGCGAGCCTGACCGGCCGCCTGTGGTATGAGTTCGAGGGCGACAATGCGGTCACGCTGCTCAATCCCGGCGATCCTTTCGTGGCGACCGACAAGTTGAAAGGCCTGTTCGGCGAGGCGGGCGTCGGCCTCAAGGTGTTCGGGAAGGACAATGGCTGGAGCGGCTTTACCGATGCCAGCGCCCTGTTCGGCGAAAAATACGTCGCCGCCAGCGTCAAGGCCGGCCTGCGCTATCAGTGGTGATCCTGCCGGGCGTGCAAGCGAATTCCGGCGGATCGGGGATTGGGACGGTCACTGCGGCGGATTGCGCGCCCCTTTCGGGAGGCGCTTTCCGTCTCGGTGATCATCTGCGGACAAAGGGTCTGGTGGCAAGCGATGGCAATAATCGATCCCAGGCAACGATAACTCGCAAGAAAGGGAAGGGCCTGCGTGCGGCTGAACGAACCCGGCCCGGCCGCTCTCATGGGAGCCGTCATTGTTCTGATCTTGCTCTTTTTCGGAATTTTCGTCTGGTTATACCTATTTTTTCATCCAGCAAACGTCACAATGGAGGCATGACATGGAGCCGTTCATGTGTCGCTATGAAGAATTGTCGAAAGAGGATCTGCTGAACGAAATTCGAAAGAAGGAGAATATGATTCTCATGCTTTCGATGGAGGTGGATAAGACCTATTTATTCGACAGGGCGTCCTACGATGCCACAAAGTTATTTGTAAAGGACGCTCAGGACGCCTGGCTGATGACGTTCATATTTTCGTCCCTGTTTATAATGGCGGGCATTTCCACCGGGCTGCAAGTGTACAGCTCGACGTTTATCTCCATCGTCTGGCTGGTCCATTGCCTGGCGCAGTGGCGAAGCGACCGGCATTGCCCGTGACGCCCTTCGTCCTGGCCTGAGGGACGCGGCGTGGCAAAAAATCGCGCTTCGATGGAAGCGCGATTTGCTCTGGTCTAGCGGGCGAAAGTTCGGTTGTTCAACGCGCTCTTCAGGGTCTGGGACGGCAATTGGCCGTAGCGCCGTTTGTAGAGGCGGGCGAAATCACCCAGATTCGTAAAATACGCGCCCGCGACGCCGGTCAGATTTTCGCCGTCCCTCGCAAATTGCAGACGCCGGTGCACCGCTTCAAGGCGCCGGAGCGTCACCCATTGCATGGGCGTCCTGTCGAAAGCCGCCCGAAACGCATATTGCAGACGACGAGACGACAGACCGGTGACGGCCTCGAGATCGGTCAGCGTAATCCGGCGCGCCAGATTGGCGTCGATATAGTCGCATGCCGTGTCGATGGCCGTCCGCGACTTCTCCACCGGGCCTGTGTCCGCCAGCAGCAATTGCGGACACATGACATAGAGGGCAGCCCGGAGAATGGCATCATCGAAGCCAGCCCGCTCGATAAGGGCCGCGTCGCAATTGAGGGTGTCGAGGAGGGCGCAGTGCTGAATCAGGAGGCGGCCCAAATCCACGCCTTGCGCCTTCAACTTCAGGGTGCGAGGCGCGGCGAAGTCGAGCGCTTCGAAGGAGGCGGACCGGGGCCGCCCGCCGATCATGGTCGCCACCATCGGCTCCAGCACGGCAGGGTCGATATCGATGCCGATGACGGAGCGCGCGGTCGAGGAGGCCCTGCATCCGATGGGGGGCAGGAATACGCCGGATCTGCCCTTTTCCCATTCGAGCGTTCGGCCGCCGCTCTGGGTCACGGTGGCGCCGTGCAGCGGAACGAGCAGGATGCCGAGGGGGGTCTGGCCTGCGTCCGCCGTCAGGGCGGACGATGCGCTCGCCACGAACCGGGCGTTCCGGGTTCTGACGACGGCCGCCTTGCTGAAGAATTGCGCCGAGCCGTTCGCCTGCCGGTACGACACGATCGACATGTCCGACAAGGCCTCCGACATCCGGTCCGGATTCTTGAAGGCGGTATGATTGCCGTTGCTGAACGCAAG encodes the following:
- a CDS encoding helix-turn-helix domain-containing protein, producing MSIVSYRQANGSAQFFSKAAVVRTRNARFVASASSALTADAGQTPLGILLVPLHGATVTQSGGRTLEWEKGRSGVFLPPIGCRASSTARSVIGIDIDPAVLEPMVATMIGGRPRSASFEALDFAAPRTLKLKAQGVDLGRLLIQHCALLDTLNCDAALIERAGFDDAILRAALYVMCPQLLLADTGPVEKSRTAIDTACDYIDANLARRITLTDLEAVTGLSSRRLQYAFRAAFDRTPMQWVTLRRLEAVHRRLQFARDGENLTGVAGAYFTNLGDFARLYKRRYGQLPSQTLKSALNNRTFAR